One Methanobacterium sp. genomic region harbors:
- a CDS encoding response regulator produces the protein MPLNVLIVENELIIALDIKQRLKSMGHNVVDIVSSGENALKVIKKYMIDLIIMDAHLNGALNGIDTAIYIRKKFNMPILYISASFNLERHAKIRLTEPYEHIKKPFDNEQLQTAITTCLNKSF, from the coding sequence ATGCCACTTAATGTTCTTATTGTTGAAAATGAATTAATAATAGCTTTGGATATAAAACAAAGACTAAAATCAATGGGCCATAATGTTGTAGATATAGTTTCATCAGGTGAAAATGCATTAAAAGTGATAAAAAAATATATGATTGATTTAATTATTATGGACGCACATTTAAATGGTGCATTAAACGGTATTGATACCGCAATATACATCAGAAAAAAATTTAACATGCCTATCCTTTATATTAGCGCTAGCTTTAATTTAGAAAGACATGCAAAAATCAGATTAACAGAACCCTATGAACATATTAAAAAACCCTTCGACAATGAACAATTACAAACAGCAATCACTACCTGTTTAAATAAAAGTTTTTAA
- a CDS encoding response regulator yields the protein MVIKIMIVEDESIVALDLEQRLNSLGYEVICKATSGEDALKLVKTNKIDLILMDIILKGKLNGIETAILIKKEFNIPIIYNSANPDFKTREEIKKTKPYEYLIKPFEDHHLQKAINNILKI from the coding sequence ATGGTTATTAAAATTATGATTGTTGAAGATGAAAGTATAGTAGCCTTGGATCTCGAACAAAGACTAAACTCGTTAGGTTATGAAGTGATATGTAAAGCCACCTCTGGTGAAGATGCTCTAAAATTAGTGAAAACTAATAAAATTGATCTAATTTTAATGGATATAATTTTAAAAGGAAAATTAAACGGTATTGAAACCGCTATTTTGATTAAAAAAGAGTTTAATATTCCTATTATTTATAATTCTGCTAATCCTGATTTTAAAACACGTGAAGAAATTAAAAAAACTAAACCATATGAATATTTAATAAAACCCTTTGAAGACCATCATCTGCAAAAAGCTATAAACAATATCCTCAAAATTTAA
- a CDS encoding response regulator has protein sequence MDDDEEKGKFNVLIIEDNPADIRMMQEIFKELNPKTNFYTVTNGVEALNFLNKKEKHQNTINPDLILLDLNIPLVDGFEILKEVKTNKTLKYIPVIILTTSKNQEDFLKAQKLQADCFITKPLYYSEYKNILKHIEECWLKS, from the coding sequence ATGGATGATGATGAAGAAAAGGGGAAATTTAACGTTTTAATTATTGAAGATAATCCTGCGGACATAAGAATGATGCAAGAAATATTCAAAGAACTTAACCCAAAAACAAACTTTTATACAGTTACTAATGGTGTTGAAGCTTTAAACTTCCTAAACAAAAAAGAAAAACACCAAAACACAATTAATCCTGATTTGATACTGCTTGATCTAAATATTCCCTTAGTTGATGGTTTTGAGATTTTAAAAGAAGTAAAAACCAACAAAACATTAAAATACATTCCTGTAATCATTTTAACTACTTCTAAAAATCAAGAAGACTTCTTAAAAGCCCAAAAATTACAAGCAGACTGTTTTATAACAAAACCACTGTATTATTCTGAATATAAAAATATTTTAAAACATATTGAAGAGTGTTGGCTTAAAAGTTAA
- a CDS encoding response regulator: MMGSNKITILVINNNPDEIKLMTNIIDIQQWNVNFINLKDGLEALNYLHKKGKYKNCKIPSLILLDFDLPKKSGLEVLKEIKTNASLKCIPVIILTNSLDHNEIIEAYEYHVNAYIPKPVDYDKFKEDIYIFKEFWFNNAKLPKIK; this comes from the coding sequence ATGATGGGGTCAAACAAGATCACTATTTTAGTTATAAATAATAATCCTGACGAAATAAAGTTAATGACTAACATAATTGACATTCAACAATGGAATGTTAATTTCATCAATTTAAAAGATGGTCTTGAAGCATTGAACTATCTACACAAAAAAGGTAAATATAAAAATTGTAAAATTCCTTCTTTAATTTTATTGGATTTTGATTTACCTAAAAAAAGCGGTCTTGAAGTACTCAAAGAAATTAAAACAAATGCCTCACTAAAATGCATACCTGTAATTATTTTAACAAATTCCCTTGATCATAATGAAATAATTGAAGCATATGAATATCATGTAAATGCATATATACCCAAACCAGTTGATTATGATAAATTTAAAGAAGATATATACATTTTTAAAGAATTCTGGTTTAATAATGCCAAATTACCTAAAATAAAATAA